The window TCCGAACGGCACGACGTACGCGCTCAAGTCGACGTCCGAGACGGAGACCGGCGGCACCCTCCAGCAGGTCTACACCGTGGACGCCAGCGCCTCCCCGGCCAACGGCACCTGGAAGCTCCGCGTCGAGGACGCCTCCTCCGGCGCCACCGGCACCCTCAACGGCTGGACGCTCACGCTCTGAGCCACCTCTCCACGCGCGGCCCCCGGCATACCCCGCCGGGGGCCGCCCCGCGCCCGCCGAAGGCGCTCGTGCGTGCCCCTGGTCGGATCAGGTGCGGTAGGCGTAGTACAGGGCGTTCGGGTACGACGCGATAATGCTCGACACCGACCGGCTGTAGGTGTTGGTGGAGTGGTACGTCAGATACGGAACGCCCCGGCTGCGGGACGTGACGATCATGGTGTGGTCCTTCGAGCCGTCCTTGTCGAAGTCCATCTGGAGCACATCGCCGACGTCCATCTGGTAGACGTTGGCGAGGCTGGTCGTCCGCTTCGAGTTCTGCGCGAACCAGGACCACTCGTTGACGCCGACGAACGAGTACGACTGGATGTCGGCGTTGCCGAACCACTTGGTGTAGTCGTACACATAGCCGGGGACGTGCTTCCAGCCGCCCGCCTTCAGGGCCTGGCTGACGAAGTTGGTGCAGTCGCCGCCCGCGCCCTGCCCGTTGAAGTCCGGGTAGGCCGGGTTGTAGCCGGACCAGTACTGCTTCGCGTAGGCGGCCATCGCCGGGTAGTCCAGGCCGCTGGCGGTGAAGTTCTTCGGGTTGACCGGGCCGGGGTACGAGGTCGAAGCCTTGGGCGCCGAGGGCGTGGTGGTGCCGGCCTTCGCGGCCATGGGTGCGACGGCCGGCCTGGCCGTCTGGTTCACCGCGAGGTACCCCTCGTCGGTCGCGCGGATTCCGGTCAGCTGCCAGTCGCCCCGCCGGTCGGCGCTGAACGTCAGCTCGTGGTGGGCCTGGAACCCGGTGGTCCTCGGTTGGCCGCCGCGGGCGCCCGCGTAGGTGAGGGTCGTGGTCTCGGTGACCGCGACCTTGGCCTTGCGGCCCTTCACGCGCGTGCCGTCCACAGTGACGGTCGTGCTGCCCTTGGTGTACTTCTCGCCCAGCTCGGCGAGCCTGTCCCCGCGCTGATCCAGCGTGGACAGCGCGGCGTCCTCGCTGCGGGCCAGGCCAAAGGACAGCCGGACGTCCCCGGAGAGGCCGTCGGTCAGCGGCTCCTCCCGGTCACCCTGCGTGCCGTCGACCAAAGCGTTCGTACGGTCGGTGAAGACCGCGTCCGCCAGCCGCTGGAAGGTGGCCTTGGTCCTGGCATCCACCGTGGGGTCGTCGGCGACCGCGGCGCCCGCGCTCCAGTTGGGAAGCATCGCTGCTCCGGCGATGACCGAGGCGGCGGCTGCCCCGAGTATGGTGGCGCGACGCCGCGTACGGCTCAATTTCCTTGACTTCACTGTCAGTTCCCCTCTTGCCCCGGCGGAGGGATGCCGGGCAGCGCATCTTTGCATGACTTGTGTGGCTCTTGTGAAGAGGGGTGCGCCCGGGAGTCAAGGGAGTTACGGGACCGTCACTGAACGACGGTCGACCAGTCCGGCGACTGGGCCGGGTCCAGGGTGCGCAGCCGCTCCAGGGTCTCCGGCTTCTGCGCGTCGAGCCAGTCCGCGAGTTCGCGGAAGGACACACAGCGCACGTCCTTCTTCGTGCACACGTTCTTGACCACCTCGTCGACGGCCCGCATGTAGGTGCCGCCGTTCCACTGCTCGAAGTGGTTGCCGATGAACAGCGGTGCCCGGCTGCCGTAGTACACGCGGTTGAATCCGTTCATGTACGACTGGACGGTCTCCTCCTGCCACTGGGGGTACTTGGCCGGGTCGCCCTCGGTCTCGCCGTCGGACTGGTTGTAGAGGAAGTTGAAGTCCATGGACAGACCCTGGTAGTCGCCGCCCTCGTACGGGAGCATCTGCAGCGGGAAGTCCCAGATGCCGGCCTTCTTGGCGGGCCAGATCTGGAAGTCGCCGGCTGAGCTCGCGTCATAGCGCCAGCCGTAGCTCTTGACGGCCTTGAGCAGATTCTTCTGCCCTTCCAGGCAGGGCGCGCGACCGCCCGTGATCTCGCGCTCGGCGTCGAAGGGCAGGGGAGCGATGTCCTTGTAACCGGTGTTGGTCTTCCAGTTCTGCAGGAACGAGTAGAACTGGTCGATCTCGCTCTTCCATTCGTCGACGCTCCAGTAGCCGCCGCCGAGGGCGCCGCAGAAGTGGCCGTTGAAGTGCGAGCCGATCTCGTGCCCGTCCTGCCACGCCTTGCCGAGCTGCTCCAGCGTGGTGCGGATGTGCTCGTCGGTGGGGTAGCTGATGGCCGCGGCTCCAGGGTCGTGCTGCGGGGGGGCGTAGAGCTTCGCCTCGCCCTTGGGCAGCAAGTAGATGCCGGTGAGGAAGAACGTCATGTGGGCGTCGTACTCCTTGGCCAACTCCCGGTAGTGCTCGAAGAGCTGGTCGTCGCCCGCCAGGGCGCCGTCCCAGGAGAAGACCACGAACTGAGGTGGTTTCTCACCGGGTTTGAGCCGCTTCGGCTTCAACGTGCCCTTCTGCGGCCCGGTGTACGACGTCGAGCCGTCGCCGAGCACCTTGGTCTTCCCGTCCCACTTGGGCTCTTTGGGCGGTCTGGAGGGTGCGTCCTCGGCGTCGGAGCCGCCCCGGTCGTCGGCGGACGCGATCGGCGTGGTGCTGTCCGAGCCGGTCAGGCTCTGGTAGGCCACGGGTATCACCAGGGCAAAGAGGAGGGCCGCCACCATCAGTGCTCCCAGGCGCACGGAAACCAGGGGCTCCCCTGCTCGGTGACGGGATGCGCGGGCTCTGCGGCGGTGGCCGGTGGCCGGCTTCGGCTTCATGTGCGGCTCATTCTGCGAAGGGGGTGGCGATGCTGCGGGGCTGCGGGGCTGGAGCGCTCGGGGTCAGCCGAGCGGGCTCATGGCGCCGGCCCAGATGCCATAGGGGACGTCGGGCGCGGGCGTGCCGGCGATCCCCTTCAGCGGCAGTGGTTCGAGGCTCTTGGCGAGGTCGATGCGGTAGACGACGACCGCCGTGGAGACGGACTTTGACGTGCCGACGTACCAGGCGGCGGTGTCCTTCTGCGTTGTCCCGGTCTTCCCGGCCACCTTCGCGGTGGCGGGGGCGCCGTCGGGGTGGGCGGCGTGGAAGGCGTCCGTGAGCGCGGAGTCGACCTCCTGCGCCACGTCGGCGCCGACCGCCCGGCGCGAGCTGGGCAGGTCCAGGCGGACCTTGGTGCCGTTGTGGGTGATCCGGCGCACCGAGTACGGCTCGGTGTGCTTGCCGGCCGCGGCGAACGTGGAGTAGCCGCTGGCCATGCGGATGGCGCTGGGTGTGGAGCTGCCCATCGACAGCGCGGGCACCTGGGCCCCGATGCTGGAGGGCAGCAGCCCCGAGGCCTCGGCGGTGGCGCGCACCTTGTCCAGGCCGGTGTCCATACCAAGCTGCATGAACGGCGTGTTCACCGACAGCTCCATCGCCCGGTGCAGGGAGATCTGCCCGTAGGACCTGTCCCCGTCGTTACTGGCGGCCACCTTGCGGCCGCTGCGGTCCCAGTACGGCCCCTCCGGCGTGGTCACCGGCACGTCGTCGTCGCCGTTGTAAAGGGACTCCCCGGTGACCGGGGTCGCCTCTGCGTCGCGGGTCTTGCGGACGCCGTGCTCCAGACCGGCCGCGTAGACGAACGGCGTAAAGGCTGTACCGGCCGGGACGGTGGTGGCGTTGGACTCGTTGTAGCCCTGCTTACGGTGGTCGGGGCCACCGTAGACGGCGACGATCCGGCCGTCGGCGGCCACGGAGGCCGCGCCGTAGTGCGCGGTCTCGGCGGTCTTCGGGTGGTCCTTCAGGGCCTTCTTGCGCGCCTTGGTGACGGCGCCGGTGAGCTGGTCCTCCCTCTTCTTGTCGAAGGTCGTGTAGATCTGGTAGCCGCCGAGGTCGAAATCCTTGTCGGAGATCTTCGCGGCCTTCTTGGCGTTCTGGGAAGCGAGTTCGACCAGGTAATCGGTCTGCTCACCGGTGTCGTACAACGGGTTGCGCTTCAGCGGCTCGGGAAACTTCTTGTACGTGGCCCGCTCGGCCTTGGAGAGCTTGCCGATGTCGACCATCCGGTCGAGGGTCCAGGACCAGCGCTCCACGGCCCGGGCGCGGTTGGCGCTGCTCAGGGTCGGGTCGTACAGGCCGGCGCCCTTGAGCAGGGCGGCCAGGAACGCGGCCTCGCTGGCGTTGAGTTCGCTGACGTCCTTGCCGTAGTAGGCCTGGGCGGCGCGCTGGATTCCGTAGGTGCCGCGGCCGAACCAGCTCGTGTTGAGGTAGTTCTCGAGGATCTCGTCCTTGCTCATCCGGTCGTCGAGCTTGAGAGCGATCATCGCCTCGGTGAACTTGCGGCCGACCGTCTGGTCCTGGTTCAGGTAGACGTTCTTGACGTACTGCTGGGTGATGGTCGAGCCGCCCTGGGTGTCACCGTTGCCGAGCGTGCGGAACAGGGCACGGGTTATGCCCTGGAAGGAGATGCCGGGGTCGCTGTAGAAGCTCTCGTTCTCCGCGGCGAGGACCGCCCACCGGACGTCCGCGGGGATGTCCTTGAGCGGCATCGCCTGCCGCTGCACCCAGCCGGTACGGGCCATGGGGGTCCCGTCGGCCCAGAGGTACACGTTGTCCTGCTGGGTGGCGTACGAGTTGAGGTTGTCCGGGATGTCGGTGGCCGCGTAGGCGATGACGAGGAAGAGGCCGCTGAGGCCCACGCCGGTGAACGAGGCGCCGAGCCACTGCCGCCAGGAGGGCAGCCATCGGCGCAGGCCGGTGCGTCCTGGCCGGGGGTACTGCGGCCGCATACGGCGGGCGTAGGGCGCGAGGCGGGCGGCCTGCGTGGCGAGGACGCTCAGCAGGGGCGCCAGGTGGAGAACGGCGACCAGGCGGGAAAAGAGGGATGGTCGAGGGGCTTTGCGAGGGTTCCGATTTCTGCGGCGATTCAGTTGATCGGCTGTGTTGTCGTCACGTATTCGATGCGATGAGTCCACCCCGGAAGGGTGGGATATTTCGGATTCCGTTGATTCCTGTTCGGTGCCGGATATGCGTTGCTGCGGCACCCGCAGTTGAACGGTCTCGTCCGCCTTGAATGAGCCGGGCACTTTCAACTGCATGGTGACGTCCCGCTCCTGAGGCTCCTCCCCATGCCCCATCAGCGTCACAGCGCCCCCCTTTCCCCTTGAGTCACCTATAAATTACCAGCGGTCTTCACATTCCCTCCACACGTGAAAGCCGTGTGACAGAACACAGGCGGCCATACGGGACATCACCCATTGCCACCCTCTCCGCCCCCGCATGCGTCCCTCTGCTCGAAGCGCTTCGACGTCGCGTCAATCGCGTACGCCCATGGCGGCCGAATCGATGGCCGGAATCCATCCCCCGGAGGGCCTCAGCAGCCACCCCTCCTCGGCGGCGAGCTGGGCCGCCGCCCGTCGAAGGGCGTCACATGCGGGGTGCACCAGGCCCTTTCGCCACACCAGTGACACCGGCGACAGGGGCACGGGGTCGACCAGGGGGCGCAGCACCGTCCGAGGCATGGCTGGAAAGTCGATGACGGCGAGCACGGGGTTGCGCATCTTGGCCATGATCCGCTGGAACTCCTCGTCACCGACGGCGAGCGGCGCCGGCGGGGCGACCTCGATGCCCCGCCCGTCGAACAGCCGGCGCGCGAGGTCGGTCCACTCCGGCGTACGGGGGTTCCCGGCACCGGCGTACACGGTCTCCCCGGCCAGCACGGCCAGCGGCACCTCCGGCAGCTCTGCCAGCGGGTGGTCGTCGGGCAGCAGGACCGCCATCGGCTCGTAGCGGACCGGCTGGTGGTCGAGGCCTGCCCGCAGCGCCGGATCCAGGCCCGCGAACCGCCCGAAGGACGCGTCCAGCCGCCCTGCGACCAGCTCGCCGGCCGCGCCCGTCAGGCCGCTCTCGTAGCGGGCCATCAGCTCGTGTTCGGGGGCGAGTTCGCGGGCCCGGTGCAGGATCCTGCGGCCGGTGACCAGGCCCGGCGCGTTCAGGTCCACCAGCAGGGGGCGGGCGTGGCCGAAGGCGGCGAGCAGCTCGTCCTGGGCCTGGAGGGCGCGGCGGGCGTGCGGCACCAACCGCTCGCCGTCGGCCGTCAGCGTGACCTGCCGGGTCGTCCGCACGAACAGCTGGGCACCCAACTCCCGCTCCAGCCGCCGTACGTCCCGGCTGAGCGCCTGCTGGGCGACGTACAGGCGGGCCGCGGCGCGCGTGAAGTGCAGTTCCTCGGCCACGGTGAGGAAGGCGCGCAGGAGGCGGGGGTCGAGGTGGGCGGGCATCCGGTGAACTTACAACACAGGTGCGTGAATCGGTACCGAAGAGGTGTTGGACCCCTTGATCCGTGACGGCGACGGTTGAGCCATGCCGCAACCCGCTCCTCGGAAAGCCCGCCGGACAGCCCCGCTCCTCACTGTCACCGGCGACATGCTCATGGCCGTCGACCTCACGCCCCGTGGACGCAACCGCCCGCCGGGGCCGTACCGCCGCCTCTTCCGGCGCCCCGGCACCCGCGCCTTCACCCTCGGGAACCTCATCGCCCGCCTGCCCATGGGCATGTTCAGCGTGAGCGCGGTCGTGATGATCGCCGGCGCCCGGGGGTCGTACGCCCTCGCCGGCGCCGTCACCGCGACCGGCCTCGGGGCGACCGCGCTGGTCGCCCCCTGGACCGCGCGACTGGTCGACCGGTACGGCCAGGCCCGCGTCGCCGTACCCGCCACGCTCTTCGCAGCGCTGGGCAGCCTCGCTCTGCTGCTGTGCGTGCGCTACGACGCCCCGGCCTGGACCCTCTTCGCCGCGTACGCCGCCACCGCGACCACCCCCAACACCGGCGGCATGTCCCGCGCCCGCTGGGCCCATCTGCTCAAGGACGACGCCGAGTCCCTGCACACGGCGAACTCCTTCGAACAGGCCGCCGACGAGCTGTGCTTCATGCTGGGCCCGGTCCTCGCGGCCTTTCTGTGCGGGACGTTCTTCCCGGAGGCGGGGACGCTGATCGCAGTGGTGTTCCTGGTGACGGGCGTGCTGGCCTTCGCGGCCCAGCGGTCGACGGAGCCACCGCCTCGGAGCCGTACGGCCGACCCAGCCGGCACGACGGCCGCGTCACCCCTGCGCGCCCCGGGCATGCCCGCACTGCTGGCCGTCTGCCTCGCCATGGGCGCGGTGTTCGGCTCGACGGAGGTCGTCACCCTCGCGTTCGCGGACGCGCAGGGCCACCGCACGGCGGCGGGCGCGATGCTCGCACTCCAGGCGGCGGGCTCCTGCGCGGCGGGCCTGTGGTACGGCCGGCTCAGGCTCTCGGGCCCCGCCGAGTACCGCTACCCGTGGTGCATAGCGGCGATGACGACCCTGCTGACGCTGCCTCTGCTCGCCGCGTCCCTCACCGGTTCGCTCGTACTGCTGTCCGTCGCCCTGCTGATCTCCGGCATGGCCACGGCCCCGACCATGATCACCAACATGGCCCTGGTCCAGCAGCGCACCCCGGACGGCCGCCTCAACGAGGGCATGACCCTCACGGTGACGGCATTGCTCGGCGGCATCGCGTGCGGCAGCGCGCTCGGCGGCTGGCTGGCGGAGCATGCGTCCCCGGCAGCGGGCTACGGGCTACCGATCACGGCAGCGACGGTGGCACTTCTGGTCGCCCTCGCAGCAGTGCCCTAAGGGGCGTGGGGAACTGCGCGACCAACCACGACGGCGCCGCACACAACGAACAACCCATCGCGGCACTCCCCGACCGCTCAGCCCCGCGCAGCGACCCGCGCCCGCGCCGGCCCCTTCGCCATCAACGTGATCCCCGCCCCGAGCGGCACCTCCCCCGCCTCCGCGTCCGCGAACTCGAACTCCCGCAGCAGCACCGCCAGCCCGAGCACCGACTCCAGCATCGACAGGTGCTGCCCGATACAGGCACGCGGCCCGCCGCCGAACGGGAACCAGGCATAGCGCGGACGCCCCGCCTCCGCCTCCGGCGTGAAGCGGGAGGGGTCGAAGCGCTCCGGGTCCGGCCAGTAGTCGGGGTGGCGCTGGGTGACCCAGGGGCTGACCAGGATGTCGGCGCCGGCCGGTATCCGTACGCCCTCCACCTCCGCGTCGGCGACCGAGCGGCGGCCGATGACGGGTGCGGAGGGATACAGCCGCATGGCCTCCTTCAGCACCATCGTCAGATACGGCAGCGCTTCCATGTCCTCGGCGGTGGGCGCCCGCCCCCCGGGCCCGCCGAGCACCCGGTCCACCTCCTCCCGCACACGCCGCTGCTCCTCGGGGTGCCGGGCGAGAAGGTGCAGGCCGAAGGCGAGTGCGGTGGCGGTCGTCTCATGGCCGGCCAGCAGGAAGATCAGCACCTGCTCACGGAGTTCGTCGGCATCCAGGCTGCCGTCCTCGGCGTTCTCGGCGTGGACGAGGAGGGTGACCAGGTCGTCCCGGTCCTCCCGGTCCCGGCGGCTGTCGATGATCCCGTCGCACAGCGCGCGCAGCTCCGCCTGGAGGCGTCCGGCGCGGCGGTTGGCGGGGGTGGGCCAGGTGCGCGGCGCCTTGAGCGGGGAGAAGCCGCGCTTGAGGGAGTACTCCTGGAGCGGGGGCAGGGTGCGCTCGACCACCCCGAACGCCTGCTTCACGTCGGTCCCGAACAGAATGCGGCCGACGACATGCAGCGCGAACCGGTGCATTTCACCGACCAGTTCCACGGTGCCGTCCGGCGCCTGACGCCACACCGCGGCCAACGAGGCCGCCTCCTCGGCCACCTGGGAGGCATAGCCGTTCACCCGGCGCCGGGTGAACAGCGGCTGCACCAGCCTGCGCTGGCGGAGATAGGCGTCGTCCTGGCTGGTCAGCAGCCCGTTGCCGACCGACTGGCGCAACTCCTCGTAGAAGACGTTGTCCTTGCGGAAGTTGGCGGCCTGCGCCGCCAGCACCTGCTGTGCGCCCTCGGCCGAGAACACGGCGTAGATGTCCGACCGCAGCCCCGGTGGCCCGGCCCGGAAGCGCACCACGTCGCCGTGGTCCCGGCGCGCTCGTAGGTACGCGGCGAGGGGATCGTTCAGGAGGTCGCTCATCGAGCCGAGCAAGGGACTTCCCGTCACGATCGGCGCCTGGGCGGCCGTCGTCGTCATCGTCATGGTCCCCCCATTCCCGCATAAGCCATTGACGCACCCTCAGCCTGTACATACCTTCGACTGTCGAAGCGCTTCGATAGCACTAGTCGAACCGTTTCGACGAACGGAGCGGGGCATCACCGTAGGCGCAGTCGAGTAAGGACCCCCACATGAAGTTCACGGACGGCTACTGGCTCCTGCGCGAGGGAGTCACCGCGGATCACCCCACCGAAGTCCTCGACGTCACCGAGTCGGACGGCGCGCTGGAGATCCACGCGCCGACCCGGCCCATCCGCACACGCGGCGACCTGATGACGGGACCCGTCATGACGATCAACGCCCACACCCCGATGCCCGACGTCATCGGCATCACCCTCACCCACTTCAGCGGCGAGCAGCCCCGCGGCCCCGAGTTCGAGCTCGCCGACTCGGAGGAGACCACCCCGCAGATCTCCTACGACGACGAGCACGCGACCCTCACCTCCGGTGCCCTGTCGGTCCGGGTCGCCCGCACCGGCCCCTGGCAGGTCGAGTTCCTGGCCGGCGGCCGCACCCTCACCTCCAGTGGCGCCAAGAACATGGGCATCATGCGGGACGCAACCGGGGCGCACTACCTGCGCGAGCAGCTGCGCCTCGGCGTCGGCACGTCCGTCTACGGCCTCGGCGAGCGCTTCGGCCCGCTGGTCAAGAACGGGCAGGTCGTCGACATCTGGCAGGCGGACGGCGGCACGTGCAGCGAGCAGGCGTACAAGAACGTCCCGTTCTTCCTCACCGACGCGGGCTACGGCGTCTTCGTCGACCACCCGGGCAAGGTCTCCTTCGAGGTGGCCTCGGAGGTCGTGTCCCGGGTGCAGTTCAGCGCGGAGACGCAGGAGCTGACGTACTACGTCATCCACGGTCCGACCCCGAAGGACATCCTCCGCAAGTACACGGCAC of the Streptomyces sp. T12 genome contains:
- a CDS encoding amidase domain-containing protein translates to MKSRKLSRTRRRATILGAAAASVIAGAAMLPNWSAGAAVADDPTVDARTKATFQRLADAVFTDRTNALVDGTQGDREEPLTDGLSGDVRLSFGLARSEDAALSTLDQRGDRLAELGEKYTKGSTTVTVDGTRVKGRKAKVAVTETTTLTYAGARGGQPRTTGFQAHHELTFSADRRGDWQLTGIRATDEGYLAVNQTARPAVAPMAAKAGTTTPSAPKASTSYPGPVNPKNFTASGLDYPAMAAYAKQYWSGYNPAYPDFNGQGAGGDCTNFVSQALKAGGWKHVPGYVYDYTKWFGNADIQSYSFVGVNEWSWFAQNSKRTTSLANVYQMDVGDVLQMDFDKDGSKDHTMIVTSRSRGVPYLTYHSTNTYSRSVSSIIASYPNALYYAYRT
- a CDS encoding transglycosylase domain-containing protein, with product MRPQYPRPGRTGLRRWLPSWRQWLGASFTGVGLSGLFLVIAYAATDIPDNLNSYATQQDNVYLWADGTPMARTGWVQRQAMPLKDIPADVRWAVLAAENESFYSDPGISFQGITRALFRTLGNGDTQGGSTITQQYVKNVYLNQDQTVGRKFTEAMIALKLDDRMSKDEILENYLNTSWFGRGTYGIQRAAQAYYGKDVSELNASEAAFLAALLKGAGLYDPTLSSANRARAVERWSWTLDRMVDIGKLSKAERATYKKFPEPLKRNPLYDTGEQTDYLVELASQNAKKAAKISDKDFDLGGYQIYTTFDKKREDQLTGAVTKARKKALKDHPKTAETAHYGAASVAADGRIVAVYGGPDHRKQGYNESNATTVPAGTAFTPFVYAAGLEHGVRKTRDAEATPVTGESLYNGDDDVPVTTPEGPYWDRSGRKVAASNDGDRSYGQISLHRAMELSVNTPFMQLGMDTGLDKVRATAEASGLLPSSIGAQVPALSMGSSTPSAIRMASGYSTFAAAGKHTEPYSVRRITHNGTKVRLDLPSSRRAVGADVAQEVDSALTDAFHAAHPDGAPATAKVAGKTGTTQKDTAAWYVGTSKSVSTAVVVYRIDLAKSLEPLPLKGIAGTPAPDVPYGIWAGAMSPLG
- a CDS encoding LysR family transcriptional regulator, with translation MPAHLDPRLLRAFLTVAEELHFTRAAARLYVAQQALSRDVRRLERELGAQLFVRTTRQVTLTADGERLVPHARRALQAQDELLAAFGHARPLLVDLNAPGLVTGRRILHRARELAPEHELMARYESGLTGAAGELVAGRLDASFGRFAGLDPALRAGLDHQPVRYEPMAVLLPDDHPLAELPEVPLAVLAGETVYAGAGNPRTPEWTDLARRLFDGRGIEVAPPAPLAVGDEEFQRIMAKMRNPVLAVIDFPAMPRTVLRPLVDPVPLSPVSLVWRKGLVHPACDALRRAAAQLAAEEGWLLRPSGGWIPAIDSAAMGVRD
- a CDS encoding MFS transporter encodes the protein MPQPAPRKARRTAPLLTVTGDMLMAVDLTPRGRNRPPGPYRRLFRRPGTRAFTLGNLIARLPMGMFSVSAVVMIAGARGSYALAGAVTATGLGATALVAPWTARLVDRYGQARVAVPATLFAALGSLALLLCVRYDAPAWTLFAAYAATATTPNTGGMSRARWAHLLKDDAESLHTANSFEQAADELCFMLGPVLAAFLCGTFFPEAGTLIAVVFLVTGVLAFAAQRSTEPPPRSRTADPAGTTAASPLRAPGMPALLAVCLAMGAVFGSTEVVTLAFADAQGHRTAAGAMLALQAAGSCAAGLWYGRLRLSGPAEYRYPWCIAAMTTLLTLPLLAASLTGSLVLLSVALLISGMATAPTMITNMALVQQRTPDGRLNEGMTLTVTALLGGIACGSALGGWLAEHASPAAGYGLPITAATVALLVALAAVP
- a CDS encoding cytochrome P450; amino-acid sequence: MTMTTTAAQAPIVTGSPLLGSMSDLLNDPLAAYLRARRDHGDVVRFRAGPPGLRSDIYAVFSAEGAQQVLAAQAANFRKDNVFYEELRQSVGNGLLTSQDDAYLRQRRLVQPLFTRRRVNGYASQVAEEAASLAAVWRQAPDGTVELVGEMHRFALHVVGRILFGTDVKQAFGVVERTLPPLQEYSLKRGFSPLKAPRTWPTPANRRAGRLQAELRALCDGIIDSRRDREDRDDLVTLLVHAENAEDGSLDADELREQVLIFLLAGHETTATALAFGLHLLARHPEEQRRVREEVDRVLGGPGGRAPTAEDMEALPYLTMVLKEAMRLYPSAPVIGRRSVADAEVEGVRIPAGADILVSPWVTQRHPDYWPDPERFDPSRFTPEAEAGRPRYAWFPFGGGPRACIGQHLSMLESVLGLAVLLREFEFADAEAGEVPLGAGITLMAKGPARARVAARG